A part of Entelurus aequoreus isolate RoL-2023_Sb linkage group LG10, RoL_Eaeq_v1.1, whole genome shotgun sequence genomic DNA contains:
- the LOC133658307 gene encoding uncharacterized protein LOC133658307 has product MASCASCTILTERLALLEGRVRQLEQSNVVTLDVADTSASVSCSELTSPACSSPKRPTSYGVPVETHNRFSSLASPTPQSTGHHTLVIGDSITRNIKLSKPATIKCIPGARAPDIEANLRELTRNRPSKHVRQANRTTNYANIVVHVGSNDTRMRQSEITKRNIARTCDLARKMSRHRVIVSGPLPARGNDERYSRLVSLNKWLASYCRQKGLTFIDNWPSFWGKPGLLMRDGLHPNQEGAIILSRNIDYYLSLT; this is encoded by the coding sequence atggcttcctgcgcgtcttgcaccatactcacggagaggttggctctgctagagggccgtgtccgccagttagagcagagtaatgtcgtaactttagatgttgcggacacatctgctagcgttagctgtagcgagctaactagcccagcttgtagcagtcctaagcggcctacaagctacggtgtaccggttgagacgcataatagatttagctctttagctagtcctacaccccagtctaccgggcaccacaccttagttataggggactccatcacccgaaacataaagcttagcaaaccagccacaataaagtgtatccccggggccagagcacctgacattgaagctaatcttagggagctaactcgcaacaggcctagtaaacacgtacgacaggctaatcgcaccactaattatgcgaatatagttgtacacgttggctccaatgacactagaatgagacagtcagagattacaaagagaaacatagccaggacttgtgatctcgccagaaagatgtccaggcatcgagtaattgtctctggccccctgcctgcgagaggcaatgatgagagatatagcagattagtctcgcttaacaagtggttggctagctactgtaggcagaagggactaacgtttattgataactggccctctttctggggcaaaccaggcttgctgatgagagacggccttcaccctaaccaggaaggcgccatcatcctgtctagaaacatagactactatttaagtctcacttga